The sequence CACGGTGTCCCTgtggtgacattggtgacatCCCCAGGCATGGGGACGGCCCTCTCAGTGACACAGCATCTctgtggtgacactggtgacactggtgacattAGGGTtgtccccaggcagggggaGGGCCCGCTGAGCCACactggtgtccctgtggtgaCACTGCTGACATTGGTGTCCCTGTGGTGGCATTGGTGACATTCTCAGGCTGGGGAAGAGCCTGCTCAGTGAcatggtgtccctgtgctgacagtggtggtgctggtggcattAGGGTTGTCcccaggcaggggaagggcCAGCTGAGTGACACAGTGTCCTTGTGGTGACGCTGTGACgttggtgacactggtgacattCCCAGGCACGGGGAGGGCCCACTGAGCGACACGGTGTCCCTGGGGTGACATTGGTGACAGCAGTTTTGTCCCGAGGCAGAGGGAGGGCCCGCTTAGCAgcactggtgacactggtgacactggtgacacagTTGTCACTTGCAGGCAGGGGGAGACCCTGCTCGGTGACACTGGTGTCCCTCTGGTGACACCGATGACATTGGTGACACCGGTGAGATTCCCAGGCAGGGGAGGGCCCGCTCAGTGATACAGTGTCTctgtggtgacactggtgacactggtgacgctggtgacattggtgacactggtgacattCCCAGGCAGGGGGAGGGCCCGCTCAGTGACACGTGCAGCTGCAAGGTGCTGCTCTATCTGATCGGTGTCCCTGTGGAGACAAtggtgacattggtgacattggtgacattCCCAGGCAGGGGAAGGCCTGCTCAGTGATACAGTATCCctgtggtgacactggtgacattggtgacattggtgacattggtgacattggtgacactggtgacattggtgacactggtgacactggtgacattggtgacacTGGTGGTATTGGTGACATTGGTGACgctggtgacactggtgacgCTGGTGACATTCCCAGGCAGGGGGAGGGCCTGCTGAGTGACACGATGTTCctctggtgacactggtgacactggtgacaccaTGTTtgtccccaggcagggggaGGGCCCGCTCAGTGACACAGTGTCTCTgtggtgacattggtgacactggtgacgttggtgacactggtgacattggtgacattCCCAGGCAGGGGGAGGGCCCGCTCAGTGACACGTGCAGCTGCAAGGTGCTGCTCTATCTGATCGGTGTCCctgtggtgacactggtgacattggtgacattggtgacactggtgacattggtgacactggtgacattCCCAGGCAGGGGGAGGGCCTGCTCAGTGATGCAGTGTCTCTGTGGTGACactggtgtccctgtggtgacattggtgacattggtgacacTGTTGTCACCCCCAGGCAGGGGGAGGGCCCGCTCAGTGACACGGTGTCTCTgtggtgacattggtgacattggtgacattggtgacattggtgacattCCCAGGCAGGGGGAGGGCCCGCTCAGTGACACGGTGTCCCTGGGGTGACattggtgacactggtgacgCTGTTGTCACCCCCAGGCAGGGGAGGGCCCGCTCAGTGACACGGTGTCCctggggtgacactggtgacactggtgacactgtTGTCACCCCCAGGCAGGGGAGGGCCCGCTCAGTGACACGGTGTCCCTgtggtgacattggtgacactggtgacgCTGTTGTCACCCCCAGGCAGGGGGAGGGCCCGCTCAGTGACACGGTGTCCCTgtggtgacattggtgacactggtgacgCTGTTGTCACCCCCAGGCAGGGGGAGGGCCCGCTCAGTGACACGGTGTCCctggggtgacactggtgacactggtgacgCTGTTGTCACCCCCAGGCATGGGGAGGGCCCGCTCAGTGACACGTGCAGCCGCAAGACGCTGTTCTACCTGATCGCCACCCTGAACGAGGCCTTCCGGCCCGACTACGACTTCAGCGCCGCCAAGAGCCACGAGTTCAGCCGCGAGCCCAGCCTCAACTGGGTAcggactgggacggactgggagggactgggatggactgggacggactgggagggactgggagggactgggatgggactgggatgggactgggacggactgggagggactgggatgggactgggatgggactgggacggactgggacggactgggagggactgggatgggactgggatgggactgggatgggactgggatgggactgggatgggactgggacggactgggagggactgggatgggactgggatggactgggatgggactgggagggactgggatggactgggatggactgggacggtactgggggcactgggagggactgggagggactgggagagccGCAGGTTCCCCTGTGAGCGCAGCCTGAGCTGGGTATAGAGCATGGAATGGGGTGGGATGCGCCTGGACTCACCTGGGGGAGGCCGGAACAGGGCGGGGCTTGGAGCGGGAGGCAGCTCAGACTGCAaactcctccagcctggccttggacttggccaggggatggggcagcgccagcttctctgggactcctttccatcccttccctcctcccagagCCAGGAATTGCTTCTCCGTATCCCCATCCTCCGTGTTTCTCCGTTCTCCATTATCCCTCTATGTTCCATATCGCCCATCCCCAATGCTGGAAACGGcactccctgtccctggggatcGCTGGGTGCCCATGCCCGCTGCCCTGGGTCCCCTTCGGTCACTGCAGGCTCCGTCCAGTCTGCCTTGGACACTCCTGGGAGCGAGGGATCCGCAGCCTGTCTGGGCAGCGCGGGCCTGGGCCGGCCCCGTTCCCGTGTCCCCTGTTCCCGTGTCCCCGTTCCCGTGTCCCCCGTTCCTGAGCCAGCCCCATTCCCGTGTCCCCCGTTCCCGTGTCCCCCGTTCCCGTGTCCCCCGTTCCTGAGCCAGCCCCATTCCCGTGTCCCCCGTTCTCGTGTCCCCCGTTCCTGGGCGGCCCGTTCCGTGTCCCCGTTCCGTGTCCCCGTTCCCATGTGCCCCGTTCCGTGTCCCCGTTCCGTGTCCCCGTTCCCGTGTCCCCATTCCCGGGCCAGCCCCATTCCGTGTCCCGTTCCTGGGCCAGCCCGTTCCGTGTCCCCGTTCCGTGTCCCGTTCCCGTGTCCCCGTTCCGTGTCCCCGTTCCTGGGCCAGCCCCGTTCCGTGTCCCCGTTCCGTGTCCCCGTTCCGTGTCCCCGTTCCTGGGCCAGCCCCGTTCCCGTGTCCCCCGTTCCCGTGTCCCCGTTCCGTGTCCCGTTCCTGGGCCAGCCCGTTCCGTGTCCCCGTTCCCGTGTCCCCGTTCCGTGTCCCCCATTCCTGGGCCGGCCCCGTTCCTGGGCCAGCCCGTTCCTGGGCGGCCCGTTCCGTATCCCCGTTCCGTATCCCCGTTCCTGAGCCAGCCCCATTCCGTGTCCCCGTTCCGTGTCCCCGTTCCGTATCCCCGTTCCTGGGCGGCCCCATTCCGTGTCCCCATTCCGTGTCCCCGTTCCGTGTCCCCGTTCCGTGTCCCCGTTCCCGGGCCAGCCCCATTCCGTATCCCGTTCCCGGGCCTAGCCCGTTCCGTGTCCCCGTTCCCGGGCCAGCCCCATTCCTGGGCCAGCCCCGTTCCCATTCCTGTGTCCCTCgtccccattcccgttcccggGCCagtcccattcctgttcccgTCTCTCCTGTGTCCCCATTTCCATGTCTCTCATCCCCATTCCTGTTCCTGGGCCAGCCCCACTCTTGTGTCccacattcccattcccgtgtcccttgtcccctgtTCCCGTGTCCCCCGCCCCCATTCCGTGTCcccttccctgtgtccccatctcCATTTCTATGTCCCTTGTCCCTCTCCCGTTCAGGTGGTGAATGCCGTGAACTGCAGCCTCTTCTCGGCCGTCTTGGCGGGatttcatcccatcccatgtcccctgtcccagtccatgtccctgtccccaattCCCGTCCCCTGTCCCAttccgtgtccctgtccccaatccatgtccctgtccccagtccatGTCCCTCTCCCGTTCAGGTGGTGAATGCCGTGAACTGCAGCCTCTTCTCACGCCGTGCGCGCGAGtttcatcccatcccatgtcccctgtcccattccatgtccctgtccccaatcCATGTCCCCTGTTCCCatcccatgtcccctgtccccaatcCATGTCCCCTGTTCCCAttccgtgtcccctgtccccattccacgtcccctgtccccaatccatgtcccctgtccccattccagGTGGTGAATGCCGGTGAACTGCAGCCTCTTCTCGGCCGTCTTGCGAGATTTCATCCCAatccgtgtcccctgtccccattccgttgtccctgtcccattccGGTGTCCTGTCCCCATTCCACGTTCCTGTCCCAatccatgtccctgtccctgtcccaggtggtGAATGCCGTGAACTGCAGCCTCTTCTCGGCGTCGTGTAGGATTTCAAAGGCCTGACGCCGCTGCTGTGGGACGCGGTGGATGAGGAGATCTACCTGGCCGAGTGTGACATCTACAGGTGcggggggcacctggggctggccctgccccgccccggGGATCTGCCCCTTCCTGAGGgatcccagccctgttcccagCCATCCAGgcttttcccactttccctgtccccagtcccatcCAGCCCTTTTCCGCTtttcctgtccccagtcccatcCAGGCCTTTCCCACTTTACCTGTCCCCAGTCCTGtgacattcccacttttcctgtcCCCAATCCTGTGgctttcccacttttcctgtcCCCAATCCTCTGgctttcccacttttcctgtccccagtcctgtggctttcccacttttcctgtcCCCAATCCTGtgacattcccacttttcctgtcCCCAATCCTCTGgctttcccacttttcctgtcCCCAATCCTGtgacattcccacttttcctgtcCCCAATCCTCTGgctttcccacttttcctgtcCCCAATCCTGTGgcattcccacttttcctgtccccagtcctgtggcattcccacttttcctgtccccagtcctgtggcattcccacttttcctgtccccagtcctgtggctttcccacttttcccaatCCTGTGccttttccacttttcctgtcccctgtcccatccAGGCATTTCCCAACTTTTCCTGTCCCCAATCCTGtgcttttcccacttttcccgTTCCCCCATCCCGAGCCTTTCCAACTTTTCCTGTCCCCAATCCAGGGacattccctcttttcctgtctCCAGTCCCATCCAGGCCTTTCTCACTTTTCATGTCCTACATCCTGTGACAGTCCCACTTTTCCATTCCCCAATCCCAtgacattcccacttttcctgtcCCCAATCCCAAgccttccccatttttcctgtccCCAATCCCATCTGGGCCTTTCCCACTTATCCTGTCTCCCATCCCGAacatttcccacttttcctgtcCCACATCCCGtgacattcccacttttcccagtCCCGTGACATTCCCACTTTTTCCCAGTCCCCGTGACATTCCCCACTTTTTCGTTCCCAGCTACAACCCCGGCCTGGACTCGGATCCTTCGTGGGGGCGGACGGCCTCTGGTCCTTCAATTACTTCTTCTACCACAAAGCGCCCCTCAAGAGGATCGTCTTCTTCACCTGCCGCTCCATCAGGTCGGGGGGGACATCTCCCAGGGGATTCCCGGAATTCCGAGGGACATTCCCATGGGGATTCCCTGAAATTCCGGGGGGGCATTCCCATGGGgattcccagaattccagggGATGTTCCCGAGGGGATTCCCTAGAATTCTGGGGGGCCATTCCCAGGGGGATTCCAGGGTCTATTCCCAAGGAGATTCCCTGCAATTCCCTGTAGGGGGTTCCCCGGAATTCAGGAGCCATTCCCAAAGgatattccccaaaatttcagggGCCATTCCCAAGGGGATTTCTCAGAATTCCAGGGGCCATTCCCAAGGGGGATTCCTGTAATTCAGGGGCCCATTTCGAGGGAATTTCCCACGGTTtctgggggaggcaggagggagggttCGATGGGATTTCCACTTATTCTATGGGGGGTTCCCAAGGGGAGTTCCCCAGANNNNNNNNNNNNNNNNNNNNNNNNNNNNNNNNNNNNNNNNNNNNNNNNNNNNNNNNNNNNNNNNNNNNNNNNNNNNNNNNNNNNNNNNNNNNNNNNNNNNNNNNNNNNNNNNNNNNNNNNNNNNNNNNNNNNNNNNNNNNNNNNNNNNNNNNNNNNNNNNNNNNNNNNNNNNNNNNNNNNNNNNNNNNNNNNNNNNNNNNNNNNNNNNNNNNNNNNNNNNNNNNNNNNNNNNNNNNNNNNNNNNNNNNNNNNNNNNNNNNNNNNNNNNNNNNNNNNNNNNNNNNNNNNNNNNNNNNNNNNNNNNNNNNNNNNNNNNNNNNNNNNNNNNNNNNNNNNNNNNNNNNNNNNNNNNNNNNNNNNNNNNNNNNNNNNNNNNNNNNNNNNNNNNNNNNNNNNNNNNNNNNNNNNNNNNNNNNNNNNNNNNNNNNNNNNNNNNNNNNNNNNNNNNNNNNNNNNNNNNNNNNNNNNNNNNNNNNNNNNNNNNNNNNNNNNNNNNNNNNGGGGGCTGGCCATCATGTCGGGTTGAGAGGGGAATGCACGAACCTCAGGGGATGGGGGACGGGAATGCTGCCCGAAACTGGGGAATGGGGGACCGGGAATGctgtcctgggaatggggagcgGGGAATGCTGCCCCGGGGAAGCTgaggaatgggggaatgggggaatgcTGTCCTAGGAATGCTGCCCGGGAAACACAGGGGGATGGGGGAGCAGGGGAATGCAATATCCTGAGGAATGGGGAACCGAGTGTATGCTGCCCGAGAAAcctggggatgggggaatgtgggaatgctgTCCCTGAGGAATGCTGCCCCCGACTGCCTGGGGATGTGGGAATGCTGtcctgggaatgtgggaatga comes from Camarhynchus parvulus chromosome 2, STF_HiC, whole genome shotgun sequence and encodes:
- the LOC115913148 gene encoding LOW QUALITY PROTEIN: repressor of RNA polymerase III transcription MAF1 homolog (The sequence of the model RefSeq protein was modified relative to this genomic sequence to represent the inferred CDS: deleted 3 bases in 2 codons); this encodes MKLLENSSFEAINSQLTVETGDAHIIGRIESYSCKLAGIDKQLFKQFCQEGQPHALEALSPPQSSGLSPGRHGEGPLSDTCSRKTLFYLIATLNEAFRPDYDFSAAKSHEFSREPSLNWVVNAVNCSLFSAVLEDFKGLTPLLWDAVDEEIYLAECDIYSYNPGLDSDPVGADGLWSFNYFFYHKAPLKRIVFFTCRSIRIPGDVPEGIP